One genomic region from Streptomyces sp. Li-HN-5-11 encodes:
- a CDS encoding ABC transporter permease: MTATPVAAGASGTRQLAGTGTLLRFALRRDRVMVPVWVAVNALMVLSMPNTLKNLYGTQAQRDDLLRQVAANSSLRALVGPVFGDSIGALTAWRVGVYTGALAAVTSLLVVVRHTRDEEESGRQELLSSGMVGRRAPLTAGLLAAAVANGVLALLVAGGLAVHGGAGAVAFGVGIAGVGMVFATTAAIVAQLTESARLARGLTAAVLGAAFVLRAAGDSATDGGTSQAFGKGGGSSALTWLSPIGWLENLRPYAGERWWVLLLFAAATLVQGAVAYELAGRRDMGMSFLPTRPGPASGRLGTAGALAWRLQRGSLLGWGAGFLVAGVVYGGLTDGAADLVRDNDNARQIFERMGGRSGLTDSFLASMVGMLGLIAALYVVASVLRLHGEETSGRAEPLLANAVSRLRWASGHLVVAFGGSVLIMLLAGLGFAVGYGREVGPVMGACLVQVPAVWVIGGVAVLLHGVVPRAATAAWGVAGAALLIGWVGPALDVPQAVLDASPFGHLPKLPGGSVRWPPVLILLGLAVALVAAGLSGLRRRDMTT; encoded by the coding sequence ATGACCGCCACGCCGGTCGCCGCAGGAGCCTCGGGGACGCGCCAACTTGCGGGCACCGGAACGCTGTTGCGGTTCGCCCTGCGCCGCGACCGGGTGATGGTCCCGGTCTGGGTCGCTGTCAACGCGCTCATGGTGCTGTCCATGCCGAACACGCTGAAGAACCTGTACGGCACCCAGGCCCAACGCGACGACCTCCTGCGCCAGGTGGCGGCGAACTCCTCGCTGCGCGCCCTGGTCGGCCCGGTCTTCGGCGACTCGATCGGCGCCCTGACGGCCTGGCGGGTCGGCGTCTACACCGGTGCCCTGGCCGCCGTGACGAGCCTCCTCGTCGTCGTACGGCACACCCGGGACGAGGAGGAGAGCGGCCGTCAGGAACTCCTCTCCTCGGGCATGGTGGGCCGACGGGCCCCGCTGACCGCCGGGCTGCTGGCGGCCGCCGTCGCGAACGGGGTGCTCGCGCTGCTGGTGGCGGGCGGACTGGCCGTTCACGGAGGTGCGGGCGCCGTCGCCTTCGGCGTGGGCATCGCGGGCGTCGGGATGGTCTTCGCGACGACGGCCGCGATCGTCGCCCAGTTGACGGAGAGCGCGCGGCTGGCCCGTGGGCTGACGGCGGCGGTGCTGGGCGCGGCCTTCGTGCTGCGCGCGGCCGGCGACTCGGCGACGGATGGGGGCACCTCCCAGGCGTTCGGCAAGGGGGGAGGCTCGTCCGCCCTGACCTGGTTGTCCCCGATCGGCTGGCTGGAGAACCTGCGGCCGTACGCCGGTGAACGCTGGTGGGTGCTCCTGCTGTTCGCGGCGGCGACGCTGGTGCAGGGCGCGGTGGCGTACGAGCTCGCCGGGCGCCGCGACATGGGAATGAGCTTCCTGCCGACCCGGCCCGGGCCGGCGTCCGGGCGGCTCGGCACGGCGGGCGCGCTGGCCTGGCGGCTGCAGCGGGGCAGCCTGCTCGGCTGGGGCGCCGGTTTCCTCGTCGCGGGCGTCGTCTACGGCGGGCTGACGGACGGGGCGGCCGACCTGGTCCGCGACAACGACAACGCTCGCCAGATCTTCGAGCGCATGGGCGGCCGGTCCGGGCTCACCGACTCCTTCCTCGCGTCGATGGTCGGCATGCTCGGCCTGATCGCGGCCCTCTACGTCGTCGCCTCGGTGCTCCGCCTGCACGGCGAGGAGACGTCCGGCCGCGCGGAGCCTCTCCTCGCGAACGCGGTGAGCCGGCTGCGCTGGGCCTCCGGTCACCTGGTGGTGGCCTTCGGCGGGAGCGTCCTCATCATGCTGCTCGCCGGACTTGGCTTCGCCGTCGGATACGGCAGGGAGGTCGGCCCGGTGATGGGGGCCTGCCTGGTGCAGGTGCCCGCGGTGTGGGTGATCGGCGGGGTCGCCGTGCTGCTCCACGGGGTCGTGCCCCGGGCGGCGACGGCGGCATGGGGAGTCGCGGGCGCGGCGCTGCTGATCGGCTGGGTCGGACCCGCACTGGACGTGCCGCAGGCGGTCCTGGACGCCTCCCCCTTCGGACACCTGCCGAAGCTGCCGGGCGGCTCGGTGCGGTGGCCTCCGGTGCTGATCCTGCTCGGGCTGGCGGTGGCGCTGGTGGCGGCGGGGCTGTCGGGGCTGCGGCGGCGGGACATGACGACCTGA